In the Lysinibacillus sp. PLM2 genome, one interval contains:
- a CDS encoding GTP-binding protein, with the protein MSNLRQDLRNIAIIAHVDHGKTTLVDQLLKQSGTFRTNEHVEERAMDSNDIERERGITILAKNTAVNYEGTRINILDTPGHADFGGEVERILKMVDGVLLVVDAYEGCMPQTRFVLKKALEQKLTPIVVVNKVDKDSARPEEVVDEVLDLLIELGADEEQLEFPVVFASGVNGTASLDPDPSKQEENMKCLFESIIEHIPAPVDTREEPLQFQVALLDYNDFVGRIGIGRVFRGKIHVGQQVALMKLDGTVKNFRVTKIFGFFGLKREEIQEAYAGDLIAVSGMEEINVGETVCPVEHQEALTPLRIDEPTLQMTFLVNNSPFAGREGKWITSRKIEERLRAQLQTDVSLRVEDTDSPDAWIVSGRGELHLSILIENMRREGYELQVSKPQVIIREIDGVKCEPIERVQIDVPEDSVGSVIESLGNRKGEMLDMINEGNGQVRLIFMVPARGLIGYTTEFMSLTKGFGIINHTFDSYQPVVAGRVGGRHQGALVSMETGKATTYGMMQIEDRGTLFVEPGTEIYEGMIVGENNRDNDITVNITKMKQKTNVRSATKDATNVIKKPRILTLEEALEFLDEDEYLEVTPVSIRLRKQILDKNEREKLAKKKKFAEQ; encoded by the coding sequence ATGTCAAACTTAAGACAAGATTTACGCAATATTGCAATTATCGCGCACGTTGACCATGGGAAAACAACACTTGTGGATCAATTATTAAAACAGTCTGGAACATTCCGTACGAATGAGCATGTTGAAGAACGTGCAATGGACTCTAATGATATCGAACGTGAACGTGGTATTACAATTTTAGCTAAAAATACAGCAGTAAATTATGAAGGTACAAGAATTAATATTTTAGATACACCAGGACATGCGGACTTTGGTGGAGAAGTAGAACGTATTTTAAAAATGGTAGACGGTGTTTTACTTGTAGTTGATGCTTATGAAGGTTGTATGCCGCAAACTCGCTTTGTATTGAAAAAAGCATTAGAGCAAAAATTAACGCCTATCGTAGTTGTAAATAAAGTAGATAAAGATTCAGCTCGTCCTGAAGAAGTAGTAGACGAAGTGCTTGATTTACTAATTGAATTAGGTGCGGATGAAGAGCAATTAGAATTCCCTGTTGTTTTCGCTTCAGGTGTAAATGGTACTGCATCACTTGATCCAGACCCTTCAAAACAAGAAGAAAATATGAAATGCTTATTCGAATCAATTATCGAACATATCCCTGCACCAGTAGATACTCGTGAAGAACCATTACAATTCCAAGTAGCATTACTTGATTATAATGACTTCGTTGGACGTATCGGAATTGGGCGTGTATTCCGCGGGAAAATTCATGTTGGTCAACAAGTAGCTCTAATGAAACTTGATGGCACAGTGAAAAACTTCCGTGTGACAAAAATCTTTGGTTTCTTCGGTTTAAAACGTGAAGAAATCCAAGAAGCATATGCCGGTGACTTAATTGCCGTATCTGGTATGGAAGAAATCAATGTGGGTGAAACAGTTTGTCCTGTTGAGCATCAAGAAGCGTTAACACCTTTACGTATTGATGAGCCTACATTACAAATGACATTCTTAGTAAACAATTCTCCATTTGCTGGTCGCGAAGGAAAATGGATTACTTCTAGAAAAATTGAAGAGCGTCTTCGTGCACAATTGCAAACAGACGTATCTCTACGTGTAGAAGATACAGATTCACCTGATGCTTGGATTGTTTCTGGTCGTGGTGAACTTCACTTATCGATCTTAATCGAAAACATGCGTCGTGAAGGTTATGAGTTACAAGTGTCTAAGCCTCAAGTAATCATCCGTGAAATTGATGGCGTAAAATGTGAACCGATTGAACGCGTACAAATCGATGTACCAGAAGATAGTGTAGGTTCAGTGATTGAATCACTTGGTAACCGAAAAGGTGAAATGTTAGACATGATCAATGAAGGTAATGGACAAGTTCGTTTAATCTTCATGGTTCCAGCTCGTGGATTAATCGGGTATACAACAGAATTCATGTCTTTAACAAAAGGATTCGGTATCATTAACCATACATTCGATTCTTATCAACCAGTTGTTGCAGGCCGTGTTGGTGGACGTCACCAAGGTGCGCTTGTATCGATGGAAACAGGAAAAGCAACTACTTATGGTATGATGCAAATTGAAGATCGTGGTACACTATTCGTTGAACCAGGTACTGAAATTTATGAAGGTATGATCGTTGGTGAAAATAACCGTGATAACGATATTACTGTAAACATTACAAAAATGAAGCAGAAAACAAATGTACGTTCTGCAACGAAAGACGCAACGAATGTTATTAAAAAACCTCGTATCTTAACGCTTGAAGAAGCACTTGAATTTTTAGATGAAGATGAGTACTTAGAAGTAACACCAGTATCCATCCGTCTACGTAAACAAATTTTAGATAAAAATGAACGTGAAAAATTGGCGAAAAAGAAAAAATTCGCTGAACAATAG
- the ytlA gene encoding putative binding protein YtlA codes for MKNWLKPSLLVFFSFLMLLVLAACGGGEEMKKVKVGEVTRSIFYAPLYVAIENGYFEEEGLEIDLSTIPGGDKTMTALLSDGIDVALVGSETSIYVAAQGANDSIKNFAQLTQTDGTFLVSREPIENFTWDMLKDSTFLGQRKGGMPQMVGEYVLKQHGIDPQNDLELIQNIDFANISTAFASGTGDFVQLFEPTASIFEEEGVGYIVASFGTESGHVPYTVFMAKDSFMNASPETVEAFTRAIKKAQDFVYSSSAEEVANAISPYFEDTEVDLIATVVDRYRAQESFAKDPILDEEEWNNLQNIMDEAGELPERIPYEELVDTTFAEKVTD; via the coding sequence GTGAAAAATTGGTTGAAGCCAAGTTTACTTGTTTTCTTTTCCTTTTTAATGCTACTAGTATTGGCAGCTTGTGGTGGCGGTGAAGAGATGAAAAAAGTAAAAGTCGGTGAAGTAACGCGTTCCATTTTCTATGCCCCGCTTTATGTTGCCATTGAAAATGGTTACTTTGAAGAAGAAGGACTTGAAATTGATTTATCAACGATTCCTGGTGGAGATAAAACAATGACAGCCCTCTTGTCTGATGGTATAGATGTTGCTCTTGTAGGGTCAGAAACGTCAATCTATGTCGCTGCTCAAGGCGCAAATGACTCAATCAAAAACTTTGCGCAATTAACACAAACTGATGGGACGTTTTTAGTTTCTCGTGAGCCAATTGAAAACTTTACATGGGATATGTTAAAAGATTCTACATTCCTTGGCCAACGTAAGGGTGGTATGCCTCAAATGGTAGGGGAGTATGTTTTAAAACAACATGGTATTGACCCGCAGAATGATTTAGAGTTAATTCAAAATATTGATTTTGCAAATATTTCAACTGCCTTTGCTTCAGGTACTGGTGATTTTGTTCAATTATTTGAACCAACTGCAAGTATTTTTGAAGAAGAAGGAGTTGGGTATATCGTAGCTTCATTTGGTACTGAGTCAGGTCATGTACCTTATACCGTATTTATGGCGAAGGATAGCTTTATGAATGCAAGTCCAGAAACAGTTGAAGCATTTACAAGAGCCATTAAAAAGGCTCAAGATTTCGTATATTCAAGCTCAGCAGAAGAAGTTGCAAATGCAATTTCTCCATATTTCGAAGACACAGAGGTTGATTTAATCGCTACAGTTGTTGACCGATATCGTGCTCAAGAATCATTTGCAAAAGACCCGATTTTAGATGAAGAAGAATGGAACAATCTACAAAATATTATGGATGAAGCTGGAGAATTACCTGAAAGAATTCCATACGAAGAACTGGTGGATACTACATTCGCAGAAAAGGTTACGGATTAA
- the ytlC gene encoding putative ABC transporter ATP-binding protein YtlC, translating into MSFLTVSNVHHTYFSSEAATEALQDINLSIEKSEFVSFVGPSGCGKTTLLSIIAGLFQPTAGKVLIEDQDVFANADLSIGYMLQQDYLFPWKTIEENVTLGLKLLNKNKEEAKEIASTLLEDVGLPSIEKKYPRELSGGMRQRVALARTLAVDPKILLLDEPFSALDYQSKLKLEDLVHKLMKEYGKTAILVTHDIGEAIAMSDRIFLFSPSPGRLYQTFEVPADLKKLTPFEARSHSSYSELFQTIWKELESLEHQ; encoded by the coding sequence ATGAGTTTTCTAACTGTCAGCAATGTTCATCACACATATTTCTCTAGCGAGGCAGCGACTGAAGCATTACAAGATATTAATTTATCAATTGAAAAAAGTGAGTTTGTTTCATTCGTTGGACCTAGTGGTTGCGGCAAAACGACACTTTTATCAATTATCGCTGGATTGTTCCAACCTACTGCAGGAAAAGTGCTCATTGAAGATCAGGACGTTTTTGCAAATGCTGACTTGTCAATTGGATATATGCTTCAACAAGATTATTTATTTCCATGGAAGACTATTGAGGAAAACGTAACACTGGGATTAAAATTACTAAATAAAAATAAAGAAGAAGCAAAGGAAATTGCATCAACACTATTAGAAGACGTTGGCTTACCTTCGATAGAAAAAAAGTATCCAAGAGAATTATCAGGTGGAATGAGACAAAGGGTTGCATTAGCAAGAACTTTAGCAGTTGACCCCAAAATTTTATTACTTGATGAACCATTTTCGGCTCTTGATTACCAATCAAAATTAAAGCTTGAAGATTTAGTCCATAAGCTAATGAAAGAATACGGGAAAACTGCTATTCTTGTCACACATGACATTGGGGAAGCAATCGCCATGAGCGATCGGATTTTCCTATTTTCCCCGAGCCCTGGTCGATTGTATCAAACCTTTGAAGTTCCTGCTGATTTGAAAAAATTAACCCCATTCGAAGCACGATCACATTCAAGTTATTCCGAGCTATTCCAGACTATATGGAAGGAGCTGGAAAGCCTTGAACATCAGTAA
- the ytlD gene encoding putative ABC transporter permease protein YtlD produces the protein MNISKLHEQFKANLRKEKRWVRFYQLLILILFFGLWEVASNFRWIDPLIFSSPFKIVELLIEKVSDYSLLYHSSYTLFETVLGFILGTFIGTILAAILWWSPFLSKVLDPYLVVLNSMPKVALGPILIVAMGPGMKSIITMGAIISVIISTIVIYTAFRTVDSNYLKVLQTFNATRVQMFKEAILPASFPTIISTLKVNVGLSWVGVIVGEFLVSSQGLGYLIIYGFQVFNFNLVLMSLLVIAIFATIMYQLVELLEKKLIKDE, from the coding sequence TTGAACATCAGTAAATTACATGAACAGTTTAAAGCGAATTTAAGAAAAGAAAAAAGATGGGTCCGATTTTATCAGCTTTTAATTTTAATTTTGTTTTTCGGACTTTGGGAAGTGGCTTCAAATTTCCGTTGGATAGATCCTCTTATCTTTAGCTCACCTTTTAAAATTGTAGAACTGCTAATTGAGAAGGTAAGTGACTATTCATTACTCTATCACTCTAGTTATACATTATTTGAAACCGTCCTTGGTTTTATCCTAGGAACTTTTATAGGGACAATATTAGCAGCTATTCTTTGGTGGTCACCATTTCTATCAAAAGTGCTGGATCCATATTTAGTGGTATTAAATTCAATGCCAAAAGTTGCTCTTGGACCCATTTTAATCGTAGCAATGGGCCCTGGTATGAAATCCATTATTACAATGGGTGCGATTATTTCAGTTATTATTTCAACAATCGTCATATATACAGCATTTAGAACCGTTGATTCAAACTATTTAAAGGTATTACAAACATTTAATGCTACACGAGTACAGATGTTTAAAGAAGCGATTTTACCTGCTTCTTTTCCTACGATTATCTCGACCTTAAAAGTAAATGTTGGATTATCTTGGGTAGGTGTAATTGTAGGTGAATTCTTAGTATCGTCACAAGGATTAGGCTATTTAATCATTTATGGCTTCCAAGTATTTAACTTCAATCTTGTATTAATGAGCTTGCTAGTAATAGCGATTTTTGCAACGATTATGTATCAACTAGTCGAGTTATTAGAAAAAAAGTTAATTAAAGATGAATAG
- the ylaI gene encoding hypothetical protein encodes MRVKCVICDAINNISDDLPLSKKLRNRPIHTYMCENCHDRISKKTEERIATGKFRFYRNSTRQAEEYL; translated from the coding sequence ATGCGTGTTAAATGTGTCATTTGTGATGCGATAAACAACATTAGTGATGACTTACCACTATCAAAAAAATTACGTAATCGACCTATTCATACGTATATGTGTGAAAATTGCCATGATAGAATTTCTAAAAAAACAGAAGAGCGAATCGCAACGGGAAAATTCCGTTTTTACCGAAATTCAACAAGACAAGCTGAAGAGTATCTATAA